The Candidatus Neomarinimicrobiota bacterium DNA segment CAACCCAAGTTGAACACGGTTCTGGCTGAAGCGTTTGCTCATTCTGTGGATTCATTGGTGAACCTCCCAGGGGATAGATTTCCGGTCCATGTTTAACAAGGTACTGATCGCCAATCGTGGGGAGATTGCCCTGCGGATCATCCGGGCCTGCCACGAGCTGGGCATATCAACAGTGGCAGTCTATTCCACTGCCGATGAGTTGGCCTTGCATGTGCGGTTCGCTACGGAAGCGGTGTGCATCGGCCCTCCGGAGAGCAGCCGGAGTTATCTGCACATTCCCTCCATCATCGCCGCCGCGGAGCTCACCAATGCTGATGCCATTCACCCGGGTTATGGTTTCCTGGCGGAAAACGCCGAGTTTGCGGCTATCTGTGAGGATCACGATATCACCTTTATCGGTCCCAAGGCCGACACTATCCGACTGATGGGAGACAAATCGGCGGCAAGGAAGACTATGATAGCAGCTTCGGTTCCAGTAACGCCCGGTTCCAAGGGAGTCATTCGGGATCCGCGAGAGGCTGTACGGGTGGCTGAGGAGCTGGGCTACCCGGTGATGCTCAAAGCATCGGCGGGAGGAGGCGGTCGGGGTATGCGCCGGGTGGAAGAACCGGAGCTGCTGCCAAAGGCTTTCATCCAGGCTCAGAATGAGGCCCAGAGTGCCTTTGGCAACGGCGATCTGTATGTAGAAAAGTACGTTACCGATCCCCGTCACATTGAAGTGCAAATAATGGGTAGTCCCGCCGGCCATGTGGTAGCTCTGGGTGAGAGGGAATGTTCCATCCAACGGCGCAATCAGAAGCTGATTGAGGAGTCCCCCTCTCCAGCCGTAGACGAGGCGCTACGAAAGAAGCTTTGCAAGGCCGCGGTGCGGGCTGCTGAAAAGGTCGGGTATCTGGGTGCCGGCACGGTGGAGTTCCTACTGGATGGCGAGGGCAACTTCTATTTCATGGAGATGAACACCCGTATTCAAGTGGAGCATCCCGTGACGGAGATGGTTTACGGGATCGATCTGGTCAAGACCCAGATCGGTGTCCATGCTGGAGTACCCGTGCCGAACTGGGTAGAGAAGGCCAAGCTCCGTGGACATGCTATTGAATGCCGCATTAATGCTGAGGACCCGTCCCACGATTTCCGGCCCTCGCCGGGAATGATCACCAGCTTCCACGTCCCGGGTGGCATGGGGGTGCGGGTGGACACTGCTGCTTATGCCGGCTACCAGGTGCAGCCCTATTACGATTCCATGATCGCCAAGCTCATTGTCCACGGCATCACCCGTGACTCGGCCATAAATCGGATGCGACAAGCACTGGAAGAGTTTGTCATCGAGGGGATCCCCTCTACTATCCCCTTTCACCAGCAGGTACTGGCGGACCCCAACTTCCGTCAAGGCCGCTTCACCACGTCCTTTCTTGAAACTTTTGAGTATCAACCGGTTGAGGAACTCGAATGAATATTCCTGAAGATTTGAAGTACACCAAGGATCACGAATGGGCTCGCATTGAAGGCGACACAGCCATCGTAGGCATCACCGATTATGCCCAGGGCGAACTGGGTGACATTATATTTATAGAATTTCCTAATGTAGGGGATGCCTTTGATCAGGGGGAGGCGTTCGGTACAGTAGAGGCGGTGAAGACTGTTGCCGATCTATTCACGCCCCTTTCCGGTCAGATTATAGCCATCAACAGCGA contains these protein-coding regions:
- the accC gene encoding acetyl-CoA carboxylase biotin carboxylase subunit → MFNKVLIANRGEIALRIIRACHELGISTVAVYSTADELALHVRFATEAVCIGPPESSRSYLHIPSIIAAAELTNADAIHPGYGFLAENAEFAAICEDHDITFIGPKADTIRLMGDKSAARKTMIAASVPVTPGSKGVIRDPREAVRVAEELGYPVMLKASAGGGGRGMRRVEEPELLPKAFIQAQNEAQSAFGNGDLYVEKYVTDPRHIEVQIMGSPAGHVVALGERECSIQRRNQKLIEESPSPAVDEALRKKLCKAAVRAAEKVGYLGAGTVEFLLDGEGNFYFMEMNTRIQVEHPVTEMVYGIDLVKTQIGVHAGVPVPNWVEKAKLRGHAIECRINAEDPSHDFRPSPGMITSFHVPGGMGVRVDTAAYAGYQVQPYYDSMIAKLIVHGITRDSAINRMRQALEEFVIEGIPSTIPFHQQVLADPNFRQGRFTTSFLETFEYQPVEELE
- the gcvH gene encoding glycine cleavage system protein GcvH — translated: MNIPEDLKYTKDHEWARIEGDTAIVGITDYAQGELGDIIFIEFPNVGDAFDQGEAFGTVEAVKTVADLFTPLSGQIIAINSDLENAPGKVNNDPYSEGWMVKIQISNPGEVDQLLDATRYKDLIL